In the Gossypium arboreum isolate Shixiya-1 chromosome 10, ASM2569848v2, whole genome shotgun sequence genome, one interval contains:
- the LOC108489464 gene encoding LOW QUALITY PROTEIN: imidazole glycerol phosphate synthase hisHF, chloroplastic-like (The sequence of the model RefSeq protein was modified relative to this genomic sequence to represent the inferred CDS: inserted 3 bases in 2 codons), whose product MEGVAFASFTSFATKSLLFSSLSPSSIITHRQKSQKNTLKTISPRNLVIRASSASSSGSVVTLLDYGAGNVRSLRNAIRYLGFEIEDVRTPKDILNADRLIFPGVGAFASAMDVLVKTGMDEALCTYITNDRPFXGICLGLQLLFEYSEENGPVKGLGLIPSVVGRFNSSNGFRVPHIGWNALQIAKDXEILDEIGDRHVYFVHSYRAIPSDDNKEWVSSTCNYGDDFIASIRKGNVHGVQFHPEKSGDVGLSVLRRFLHPNSQGTKSPTQGEASKLAKRVIACLDVRTNDKGDLVVTKGDQYDVREQTKENEVRNLGKPVELSGQYYKDGADEVSFLNITGFRDFPLGDLPMLQVLRHASQNVFVPLTVGGGIRDFTDSNGMYYSSLEVASEYFRSGADKISIGSDAVYAAEEYLKTKVKTGKSSLEQISRVYGNQAVVVSIDPRRVYVKSPNDVKLKTIQVTKPGPNGEVYAWYQCTVNGGREGRPIGAYELAKAVEELGAGEILLNCIDCDGQGKGFDIDLINLISDAVSVPVIASSGAGAVKHFSEVFTKTNASAALAAGIFHRKEVPIQSVKGHLLKEGIEVRI is encoded by the exons ATGGAGGGGGTGGCATTCGCTTCGTTTACAAGCTTCGCAACAAAATCTTTGCTCTTTTCTTCTCTGTCACCATCTTCTATCATAACCCATCGCCAAAAGAGTCAGAAAAATACTCTAAAGACAATATCTCCCCGAAACCTTGTTATCCGCGCTTCATCTGCTTCTAGTTCTG GTTCAGTTGTGACGTTGCTTGATTATGGAGCTGGAAATGTTCGGAGCTTAAGGAATGCGATTCGCTACCTTGGGTTCGAGATAGAGGAT GTGCGAACTCCAAAAGACATTTTGAATGCAGATCGCCTTATCTTTCCTGGTGTTGGGGCCTTCGCTTCAGCCATGGATGTATTGGTCAAGACAGG GATGGATGAAGCACTGTGTACCTATATAACAAATGACCGCCCAT TAGGCATTTGTCTTGGACTTCAACTACTTTTCGAGTACAGTGAAGAGAATGGACCAG TCAAGGGTCTTGGTTTGATACCTAGTGTGGTTGGGCGGTTTAACTCTTCTAATGGTTTTAGAGTACCCCATATTGGCTGGAATGCTTTGCAAATTGCAAAAGA TGAAATTTTGGATGAAATTGGAGATCGTCATGTCTACTTTGTTCACTCTTATCGAGCCATTCCA TCAGATGATAACAAGGAATGGGTTTCATCTACATGCAATTATGGTGATGATTTTATTGCATCTATCAGAAAGGGAAATGTGCATGGAGTGCAGTTCCATCCAGAGAAGAGTGGAG ATGTTGGTCTTTCTGTATTGAGAAGGTTCTTACATCCAAATTCGCAGGGGACAAAG AGTCCTACTCAAGGGGAGGCTTCAAAACTTGCTAAGAGG GTTATTGCTTGTCTTGATGTTAGGACAAATGATAAAGGGGATCTGGTTGTAACCAAAGGCGACCAATATGATGTAAGAGAGCAAACAAAAGAGAATGAG GTGAGAAACCTTGGCAAGCCAGTAGAGCTTTCTGGACAGTATTACAAAGATGGGGCTGATGAG GTTAGTTTTTTGAACATTACTGGCTTCCGAGACTTCCCATTAGGCGATTTACCAATGTTGCAG GTATTAAGACACGCTTCACAAAATGTTTTTGTCCCACTAACAGTTGGTGGTGGTATACGAGATTTTACAGATTCAAATGGCAT GTACTATTCTAGTTTGGAAGTTGCTTCAGAGTATTTTAGGTCTGGGGCTGATAAAATTTCCATTGGAAGCGATGCAGTTTATGCAGCAGAAGAATATTTAAAAACCAAA GTAAAGACAGGAAAGAGCAGCTTAGAACAAATTTCTAGAGTTTATGGGAATCAG GCAGTAGTTGTAAGCATTGATCCTCGTCGAGTGTACGTTAAAAGTCCTAATGATGTTAAATTGAAGACTATACAGGTCACAAAACCAG GTCCGAATGGAGAAGTGTATGCTTGGTATCAGTGTACG GTTAATGGTGGACGGGAAGGTCGACCAATTGGAGCTTACGAGCTTGCAAAAGCAGTTGAAGAACTGGGAGCTGGAGAAATACTGTTGAACTGCATTGATTGTGATG GTCAAGGAAAAGGATTTGATATAGATTTAATAAATTTGATATCAGATGCTGTTAGCGTCCCTGTGATTGCAAGTAGTGGTGCTGGTGCTGTCAAGCACTTCTCGGAGGTATTCACTAAAACAAATGCGTCAGCAGCTCTAGCTGCTGGCATTTTTCATCGGAAGGAA GTTCCCATTCAGTCTGTAAAAGGACACTTGTTGAAGGAAGGCATTGAAGTAAGGATCTAA